In Phoenix dactylifera cultivar Barhee BC4 unplaced genomic scaffold, palm_55x_up_171113_PBpolish2nd_filt_p 000331F, whole genome shotgun sequence, the following are encoded in one genomic region:
- the LOC120105632 gene encoding small ubiquitin-related modifier 1-like isoform X2 yields the protein MSVVMAKEDNRRFSERSSRINIKIVSNDGYDSVTVRVKRSVKMKDLMKAYNDRRSVDSNTFEFLLDGHRIQGEQTPDELEMKDGDEIDAMVHGHGGSFLLLYL from the exons atgtcTGTGGTGATGGCCAAAGAGGACAACAGGAGGTTTTCAGAGAGATCTTCTCGTATTAACATCAAGATTGTTAGCAAT GATGGTTATGATTCGGTGACTGTGAGGGTGAAGAGAAGCGTCAAGATGAAGGACCTGATGAAGGCTTACAATGACCGGAGATCTGTTGACTCCAACACATTCGAGTTTCTCCTAGATGGTCATCGAATTCAAGGTGAACAGACTCCTGATGAA CTGGAGATGAAGGATGGGGACGAGATTGATGCCATGGTGCATGGCCATGGTGGCTCATTCTTGCTGCTGTATTTGTGA
- the LOC120105632 gene encoding small ubiquitin-related modifier 1-like isoform X3 → MSVVMAKEDNRRFSERSSRINIKIVSNDGYDSVTVRVKRSVKMKDLMKAYNDRRSVDSNTFEFLLDGHRIQAGDEGWGRD, encoded by the exons atgtcTGTGGTGATGGCCAAAGAGGACAACAGGAGGTTTTCAGAGAGATCTTCTCGTATTAACATCAAGATTGTTAGCAAT GATGGTTATGATTCGGTGACTGTGAGGGTGAAGAGAAGCGTCAAGATGAAGGACCTGATGAAGGCTTACAATGACCGGAGATCTGTTGACTCCAACACATTCGAGTTTCTCCTAGATGGTCATCGAATTCAAG CTGGAGATGAAGGATGGGGACGAGATTGA
- the LOC120105632 gene encoding small ubiquitin-related modifier 1-like isoform X1 codes for MSVVMAKEDNRRFSERSSRINIKIVSNDGYDSVTVRVKRSVKMKDLMKAYNDRRSVDSNTFEFLLDGHRIQGEQTPDEVCAHVFTCIHGVRFIPMNKIFTAAAAVIV; via the exons atgtcTGTGGTGATGGCCAAAGAGGACAACAGGAGGTTTTCAGAGAGATCTTCTCGTATTAACATCAAGATTGTTAGCAAT GATGGTTATGATTCGGTGACTGTGAGGGTGAAGAGAAGCGTCAAGATGAAGGACCTGATGAAGGCTTACAATGACCGGAGATCTGTTGACTCCAACACATTCGAGTTTCTCCTAGATGGTCATCGAATTCAAGGTGAACAGACTCCTGATGAAGTATGTGCCCATGTTTTTACCTGCATTCATGGAGTCCGTTTTATTCCAATGAATAAGATTtttactgctgctgctgctgttatTGTCTGA